The following are encoded together in the Paraburkholderia sp. BL10I2N1 genome:
- a CDS encoding FAD-binding protein, protein MTILVIAEHDGGTIKTSTLNAVTAAAVIATFTGQPIHLLVTGYNAQAAADAASRIAGVSRVLLADAQQLEPGLAENLEATALALLRRESGIYAHVLVAATAYGKNVAPRLAAKLDVAQISDIIAIAGADTFDRPIYAGNAIATVQSCDLIKVVTVRTTAFDPAAAEGGSATVERIEAARDTGISRLVSRELTKPDRPELTSAAIVVSGGRGLASAENYTKVLTPLADKLNAALGASRAAVDAGFVPNDYQVGQTGKIVAPQLYVAVGISGAIQHLAGMKDAKVIVAINKDPEAPIFGIADYALEADLFVAVPDMTAAL, encoded by the coding sequence ATGACGATTCTGGTTATCGCCGAACACGACGGCGGCACGATCAAAACTTCGACGCTCAATGCGGTGACGGCGGCGGCGGTGATCGCCACTTTCACCGGCCAGCCGATTCATTTGCTTGTGACGGGATATAACGCCCAGGCTGCGGCTGACGCCGCGTCGCGGATCGCCGGTGTGAGCCGCGTATTGCTGGCCGACGCGCAGCAACTGGAGCCGGGGTTGGCGGAGAATCTGGAGGCGACGGCACTGGCGCTGCTGCGTCGCGAGAGCGGGATTTACGCGCATGTGCTGGTTGCCGCCACCGCCTATGGCAAGAACGTCGCGCCGCGCCTCGCCGCCAAGCTCGACGTCGCGCAGATCAGCGACATCATCGCGATCGCGGGAGCCGATACGTTCGACCGGCCGATCTATGCTGGCAACGCTATCGCCACCGTGCAATCGTGCGATCTGATCAAGGTCGTCACCGTGCGGACCACTGCATTCGATCCCGCCGCCGCCGAAGGCGGCAGCGCGACGGTGGAAAGAATCGAAGCGGCACGCGATACCGGCATCTCACGGTTGGTCAGCCGCGAGCTGACCAAGCCAGACCGGCCTGAGTTGACGTCGGCGGCTATCGTCGTGTCCGGCGGCCGGGGACTCGCCAGCGCGGAGAACTACACGAAAGTGCTCACGCCGTTGGCGGACAAGCTCAATGCCGCACTCGGCGCTTCTCGCGCCGCGGTGGACGCAGGGTTTGTACCAAATGACTATCAGGTCGGTCAGACTGGCAAGATTGTCGCGCCGCAACTCTATGTGGCCGTGGGCATTTCTGGCGCGATCCAGCATCTCGCGGGGATGAAAGATGCCAAGGTCATTGTCGCGATCAACAAAGACCCGGAGGCGCCGATTTTCGGCATCGCGGATTACGCCCTCGAAGCTGATCTGTTCGTCGCGGTGCCTGATATGACAGCCGCGTTATAA
- a CDS encoding FAD-dependent oxidoreductase has product MKTHCQVAIIGGGVVGASVLYHLTKFGWTDVVMLERKVLTAGSTWHAAAGFHAFNGDPNVVRLQSYTISLYKEIEEEGDQNVGLHVPGGITMAATPERWEFLRTEWSRHRFMGLDTELITPSEIKAMCPLVDVSEVKGGLWAPNEGHLDPYGCTQAYARAARRRGAEIYQHTRVEALEPRADGSWTVITDQGVIHAEHVVNAAGLWAREVGAMAGVKLPLIPMEHHYLITEDIPELVSLGREIPVMVDLDGEIYMRQEHHGVLFGVYEKRSTPWSLDGTPWEYGETDLLPPRLERIEEELMRGFERFPSVGNAGIKRVVNGPFTFTPDGNPLVGPVRSLRNYWTACGCMAGFSQGGGVGLALAQWMIEGEPQDNVFAMDVARFPDLTQNYVAAKAREFYEHRFYLARPNEQWPAGRPLKTTPLYDLQERANAIFGVNYGLETPMWFAPAGQPAHETPTFRRSNAFDTVAAECHAIREQVGLFDASGYAKYEISGPGAEQWLDRLFASRLPEIGRARLAPLLSPSGRLKGDLTILRLAAQRFLVTGSGYLQEWHLRWFEDHLPADGSVRIDNRSESLAMLAIAGPNAKALVGEVFGNAAIAATQRFMSVARIDAGFAPAWIARLSLTGEQGYEIYVENHYLRSVYQQLLAAGGEFGLRQYGVWALLSTRLEKGFGIWSREFGPEYTPAMADLERFIVFDKGDFIGREAVLAQRGVTPVHRLATFEIDAFDADASGFEPVWVGDAAAGYTTSGGYGHTTGKSLAMGYVKSEYLGDASTFEIQILGERRPARILAAPAYDPDGARMRG; this is encoded by the coding sequence ATGAAGACTCATTGTCAGGTGGCGATTATCGGCGGAGGCGTGGTTGGCGCCTCGGTGCTGTACCACTTAACGAAATTCGGCTGGACCGACGTCGTGATGCTTGAGCGCAAGGTTCTCACCGCCGGATCGACGTGGCATGCGGCCGCGGGCTTCCATGCGTTTAACGGCGATCCCAATGTCGTCAGGTTGCAGAGTTACACAATCTCGCTCTACAAGGAAATCGAGGAAGAGGGCGATCAGAATGTCGGCCTGCATGTGCCTGGCGGCATCACCATGGCGGCAACACCTGAGCGCTGGGAGTTTCTGCGCACCGAGTGGTCACGGCACCGCTTCATGGGTCTCGACACCGAGTTGATCACGCCATCGGAAATCAAGGCAATGTGTCCGCTCGTCGACGTGAGCGAGGTCAAGGGAGGTCTGTGGGCGCCGAACGAAGGCCACCTGGATCCTTACGGATGTACGCAAGCCTATGCGCGCGCCGCGCGCAGACGCGGCGCGGAGATTTATCAGCATACCCGGGTAGAAGCGCTTGAACCGCGCGCGGACGGCAGTTGGACGGTCATTACCGATCAGGGGGTGATTCACGCCGAGCACGTGGTCAACGCAGCGGGACTCTGGGCGCGGGAAGTCGGAGCAATGGCGGGCGTGAAGCTGCCGCTCATTCCGATGGAGCATCACTATCTCATCACAGAAGACATTCCGGAGCTCGTCTCGCTCGGACGGGAGATTCCGGTGATGGTCGACCTCGACGGCGAGATTTACATGCGTCAGGAACACCACGGTGTTCTGTTCGGCGTCTACGAAAAGCGCTCGACGCCATGGTCCCTAGACGGGACTCCGTGGGAATACGGCGAGACCGACCTGTTGCCGCCGCGGCTCGAGCGTATAGAAGAAGAACTGATGCGCGGCTTCGAACGTTTTCCGAGCGTAGGTAACGCCGGTATCAAACGCGTCGTCAATGGGCCCTTCACATTCACGCCGGATGGCAATCCGCTCGTCGGCCCCGTACGCAGTTTGCGCAACTACTGGACGGCTTGTGGTTGCATGGCAGGCTTCAGTCAAGGCGGCGGCGTCGGCCTTGCACTGGCGCAGTGGATGATCGAGGGCGAACCACAAGACAACGTGTTCGCCATGGACGTGGCGCGTTTTCCTGACCTCACACAGAACTACGTCGCGGCAAAAGCGCGGGAATTTTATGAGCACCGGTTCTATCTTGCGCGTCCGAATGAGCAGTGGCCCGCGGGCCGCCCACTCAAGACCACGCCGCTATACGACCTGCAGGAACGGGCGAATGCCATATTCGGTGTCAACTACGGACTTGAAACGCCGATGTGGTTTGCGCCGGCCGGCCAGCCCGCCCATGAAACGCCTACCTTTCGCCGGTCGAACGCCTTCGACACCGTAGCAGCAGAATGCCACGCCATTCGTGAACAGGTGGGATTGTTCGACGCAAGCGGCTACGCGAAGTACGAAATCAGCGGACCTGGCGCCGAACAGTGGCTCGACCGATTGTTCGCCAGCCGTCTGCCCGAAATCGGCCGTGCCCGGCTTGCACCGCTCCTTTCGCCGTCGGGCCGTCTCAAGGGCGATCTGACGATTCTGCGGCTCGCGGCGCAGCGATTCCTCGTGACAGGATCCGGCTACCTGCAGGAGTGGCATCTGCGCTGGTTCGAGGATCATCTGCCGGCAGACGGGAGCGTGCGCATCGACAACCGCAGCGAGTCGCTGGCGATGCTCGCGATCGCCGGTCCAAATGCCAAGGCGCTGGTTGGCGAAGTCTTCGGCAACGCGGCAATTGCCGCGACCCAACGCTTCATGTCGGTCGCCCGGATCGATGCCGGCTTCGCCCCGGCGTGGATCGCACGCCTGTCGCTGACCGGTGAACAGGGCTACGAGATCTACGTCGAGAACCACTATCTGCGTAGCGTCTACCAGCAGTTGCTGGCGGCGGGCGGCGAGTTCGGGCTGCGTCAGTACGGCGTGTGGGCGTTGCTGTCGACGCGCCTCGAAAAAGGTTTCGGCATCTGGTCACGTGAATTTGGTCCTGAGTACACGCCGGCCATGGCGGATCTCGAACGCTTCATCGTCTTCGACAAGGGCGATTTTATCGGACGCGAGGCGGTGCTGGCGCAACGCGGCGTGACGCCCGTACACCGGCTCGCGACATTCGAAATTGATGCGTTTGACGCAGACGCCAGCGGCTTCGAACCGGTCTGGGTGGGTGACGCGGCGGCGGGCTATACCACGTCCGGTGGCTATGGTCACACGACTGGCAAGAGTCTCGCAATGGGTTACGTCAAGAGCGAATACCTTGGCGATGCGAGCACGTTCGAGATCCAGATTCTTGGCGAGCGCCGGCCCGCAAGGATACTCGCAGCGCCAGCATACGATCCGGATGGCGCGCGCATGCGCGGGTAG
- a CDS encoding ABC transporter substrate-binding protein produces MFKCIVRRIGAGLLLCAAALAQYAHAAPADSAWCASGKPVKFAEMGWDSARFMTEVIRYVLEKGYGCKTDQTPGTNAIALQGVVMNDLNVMVEYWSGRTPAYESAAREGKVRILGSLISGGSVEGYYVPEYVIKGDPARGIKPLAAELRSITDLPKYKEVFADEESPSKGRLYNCPIGWQCESDTAQKMKAYKLDDAFTDFHPGSGPALDSAIESAYARGKPILFYYWEPSTILGRFKAVRLAEPAFNEACWKTINGSKDANPCGSASPPTTLRIVVSNALYAADPQIVGLFEKVQFPMESINAVLARMASEKTPPRQAAIDFLKANPDMLSHWVPADVSSKVRSSLQ; encoded by the coding sequence ATGTTCAAATGTATTGTAAGACGTATAGGCGCTGGACTGCTGTTGTGCGCGGCCGCCTTGGCGCAGTATGCCCATGCCGCGCCGGCCGATTCGGCCTGGTGCGCATCCGGCAAACCGGTGAAGTTCGCTGAAATGGGCTGGGACAGCGCCAGATTCATGACTGAAGTGATCCGTTACGTGCTCGAGAAGGGGTACGGCTGCAAGACCGATCAGACACCCGGCACCAACGCCATTGCCCTGCAAGGCGTGGTGATGAACGACCTGAACGTGATGGTCGAATACTGGTCCGGCCGCACGCCTGCATACGAAAGCGCGGCGCGTGAGGGCAAGGTCAGGATTCTCGGCTCGCTGATCTCCGGTGGCAGCGTGGAGGGCTATTACGTGCCGGAATACGTCATCAAGGGTGATCCCGCACGCGGTATCAAGCCGCTCGCGGCGGAGTTGCGCAGCATTACGGATCTGCCGAAATACAAGGAAGTATTCGCCGACGAGGAATCGCCGTCGAAAGGGCGGCTTTATAACTGCCCGATCGGCTGGCAATGCGAGTCCGACACTGCGCAGAAAATGAAAGCCTACAAGCTTGACGACGCGTTCACCGACTTTCATCCTGGTTCCGGGCCGGCGCTCGATTCGGCCATCGAATCGGCGTACGCGCGAGGCAAGCCAATCCTGTTCTACTACTGGGAACCGTCGACGATCCTTGGCCGTTTCAAGGCCGTCCGCCTCGCGGAGCCCGCGTTCAACGAAGCATGCTGGAAAACCATCAACGGCAGCAAGGATGCGAATCCGTGCGGATCGGCCTCGCCACCGACCACGCTGCGCATTGTCGTGTCGAACGCGCTATATGCCGCCGATCCGCAAATCGTCGGACTGTTCGAGAAGGTGCAGTTCCCGATGGAGTCGATCAATGCGGTTCTTGCACGCATGGCAAGCGAAAAAACTCCGCCGCGACAGGCCGCGATCGACTTCCTGAAGGCCAACCCCGATATGCTGTCGCACTGGGTTCCGGCCGATGTGTCGAGCAAGGTCCGCAGCAGTCTGCAGTGA
- a CDS encoding ABC transporter permease subunit, whose product MGLVAQYGDLFHSFSALLLSYALNPVEAVLKGAPPLVVIGAIGAITWLGSRKIALTVLLAAMTYLIGCLGLWDKLMQTCAIMLTAMILTVLIGLPLGIAISRSRWLARVFNPILDMMQTLPSFVYLIPVVMLFGLGRVPAIFATMIYALPPLVRLTDLGLRQVPGDVLEAARAFGATPRQQLLAVELPLALPSIMAGVNQAVMMSLAMVVIASMIGARGLGEDVLAGINNLDMGQGVVGGVAIVILAIVFDRITQSFGISKRARRG is encoded by the coding sequence ATGGGGCTCGTGGCGCAATACGGCGATCTGTTCCACAGCTTCAGCGCGCTCCTGCTGAGCTACGCGCTCAATCCCGTCGAGGCGGTGCTGAAGGGAGCGCCGCCGCTTGTCGTGATCGGCGCGATAGGCGCGATCACGTGGCTCGGTTCACGCAAAATCGCACTCACGGTGCTGCTCGCGGCGATGACCTACCTGATAGGCTGCCTCGGGCTATGGGACAAGCTGATGCAGACCTGCGCGATCATGCTTACCGCGATGATCCTGACGGTGCTGATCGGCCTCCCGCTCGGAATCGCGATCTCGCGTAGCCGCTGGTTGGCGCGGGTGTTCAATCCGATCCTCGACATGATGCAAACACTGCCTTCGTTCGTGTATCTGATTCCGGTCGTCATGCTGTTCGGCCTCGGCCGCGTGCCGGCGATCTTTGCTACGATGATTTACGCGTTGCCGCCCCTGGTCCGGCTGACCGATCTTGGCTTGCGGCAGGTGCCCGGCGACGTGCTCGAGGCCGCGAGGGCCTTCGGCGCAACCCCACGCCAGCAACTGCTCGCGGTGGAACTGCCGCTTGCCTTGCCTTCCATCATGGCGGGCGTCAATCAGGCCGTGATGATGTCGCTGGCGATGGTCGTCATTGCGTCGATGATCGGCGCGCGCGGACTCGGAGAGGACGTGCTGGCGGGCATCAACAATCTGGACATGGGACAGGGTGTAGTCGGCGGCGTTGCGATCGTGATTCTGGCGATCGTTTTCGATCGCATCACCCAGTCGTTCGGCATCAGCAAGCGCGCGCGGCGCGGTTAA
- a CDS encoding electron transfer flavoprotein subunit beta/FixA family protein — MKIVVAVKRVIDSNVKPRVRADQTGVDMTNVKMSMNPFDEIAVEEAVRLKEAGVAAEVIAVSAGVAQAQETLRTALAIGADRAILIESNEDLQPLAVARLLHAVVEREEPQLVILGKQAIDDDSNQTGQMLAALTGWPQATFAAKLDLLEGAALVCREVDGGTETVSLNLPAVITTDLRLNEPRYVTLPSIMKAKKKPLQTLTPGQLGVDVAPRVKTLKVVEPPRRSAGVRVPDVQTLLDKLKTEARVI, encoded by the coding sequence ATGAAAATCGTGGTGGCAGTCAAGCGCGTTATCGATTCAAACGTGAAGCCGCGGGTGCGCGCGGACCAGACCGGAGTCGATATGACGAACGTGAAGATGTCGATGAATCCGTTCGACGAAATCGCTGTTGAGGAAGCCGTGCGCCTGAAGGAAGCGGGTGTCGCGGCCGAAGTGATCGCCGTGTCCGCCGGTGTTGCTCAGGCGCAGGAAACACTGCGCACGGCGCTGGCGATCGGCGCGGACCGGGCGATCCTGATCGAGTCGAATGAAGATCTTCAGCCGCTCGCGGTAGCCAGACTGCTGCATGCGGTCGTCGAGCGTGAAGAGCCGCAACTCGTGATTCTCGGCAAGCAGGCGATCGACGACGACTCCAACCAGACCGGTCAGATGCTGGCTGCACTGACAGGCTGGCCGCAGGCCACGTTCGCTGCGAAGTTGGATTTATTGGAGGGGGCCGCGCTCGTTTGCCGTGAAGTGGACGGCGGCACCGAGACGGTGTCGCTCAATTTGCCCGCCGTCATTACGACGGATCTGCGCCTGAACGAACCGCGCTACGTGACCTTGCCGAGCATCATGAAGGCGAAGAAAAAGCCGCTGCAGACACTGACGCCCGGCCAGCTCGGCGTGGACGTGGCGCCCCGGGTGAAAACGCTGAAGGTCGTGGAGCCGCCGAGGCGTTCCGCCGGCGTCAGAGTGCCGGACGTGCAGACTTTGCTCGACAAGCTGAAGACTGAAGCCAGAGTGATTTGA
- a CDS encoding sarcosine oxidase subunit gamma family protein, with amino-acid sequence MAKLEAAIYVTRRLAPSERFPVRGPTLCIDEQPLGGIVRLQGDAGDAGFAEAVSEATGLALPAPERFAARGDTCLAWSGPTEWLYFCSLDDEQARLRALQAACDGRFATATLISDSRTGFLVSGADSASLLAKGCAIDFSAAACPIGRVVTTRFAGLPTMLLHRGNHEYLVYVDVSYAAFLLHWLLDAVSEFAAVPA; translated from the coding sequence ATGGCTAAGCTCGAAGCAGCAATCTACGTGACACGCCGATTGGCGCCATCTGAGCGGTTTCCCGTCCGCGGGCCCACGCTTTGCATCGACGAACAGCCGCTTGGCGGCATCGTTCGACTGCAAGGCGATGCCGGTGATGCCGGTTTCGCCGAGGCCGTGAGCGAAGCCACGGGTTTGGCGCTGCCCGCGCCGGAGCGTTTCGCCGCGCGCGGCGATACCTGCCTTGCCTGGTCCGGACCGACCGAATGGCTCTATTTCTGCTCGCTCGACGATGAACAAGCGCGTCTGCGCGCACTGCAGGCGGCATGCGACGGCCGCTTCGCGACGGCCACGCTCATTTCCGACAGCCGCACCGGGTTCCTGGTGAGTGGTGCTGATTCGGCGTCGCTGCTTGCCAAAGGCTGCGCGATCGACTTTTCCGCCGCGGCCTGTCCCATCGGACGGGTTGTCACCACACGCTTCGCCGGTCTGCCGACGATGCTTCTGCATCGGGGCAACCACGAATATCTCGTGTACGTCGATGTGTCTTACGCCGCCTTTCTGCTGCACTGGTTGCTCGACGCCGTGTCCGAATTCGCAGCCGTCCCCGCGTGA
- a CDS encoding 2Fe-2S iron-sulfur cluster-binding protein, whose translation MPGARLWLSAPSGAFIAPGATGGAYLFVAGGVGITPLLSMTRALFDARADVDLFFLQCARSREDLLFRNELEEMAACWPSLQLKLIVSRDAAAPLLAGRLERSKLAQWVPDIAKRTVYCCGPDAFMKTVFEAAASLGVAAQRYHQESFVLPHAARATTSEASAPGAQVTVTLAASRLKCVASTNDVLIDAAQSVGVVIPSACRAGMCGTCKTRVIAGQVEMEHNGGITDEEIAAGWVLTCCARPLTDIELDC comes from the coding sequence GTGCCAGGCGCTCGCCTTTGGCTCTCCGCACCTTCGGGCGCTTTCATCGCACCTGGAGCAACCGGAGGTGCGTATTTATTCGTCGCTGGCGGCGTGGGCATTACGCCGCTCCTTTCGATGACAAGGGCGTTGTTTGACGCTCGCGCCGACGTCGACCTTTTCTTCCTGCAATGTGCGCGCTCACGGGAAGATCTCCTGTTTCGCAACGAACTGGAGGAGATGGCCGCATGCTGGCCGAGCCTGCAACTCAAGCTGATCGTGTCCCGCGATGCCGCTGCACCACTTCTGGCTGGCCGGCTGGAACGCAGCAAGCTGGCCCAATGGGTTCCCGATATCGCGAAGCGCACCGTTTATTGCTGCGGCCCCGATGCATTCATGAAGACTGTCTTCGAGGCTGCGGCGAGTCTTGGCGTTGCGGCGCAACGGTATCACCAGGAGAGTTTCGTGCTGCCGCACGCAGCTCGCGCTACAACGTCCGAAGCTTCAGCGCCGGGCGCGCAGGTCACTGTGACGCTTGCCGCGTCCAGGCTCAAGTGCGTTGCGTCGACGAATGATGTGCTGATAGACGCAGCGCAATCGGTGGGGGTCGTGATTCCGAGCGCGTGCCGCGCCGGCATGTGTGGCACCTGCAAAACGCGCGTGATCGCGGGCCAGGTCGAGATGGAGCATAACGGCGGCATTACCGACGAGGAGATAGCTGCGGGATGGGTCCTGACCTGTTGTGCACGCCCGCTAACAGACATAGAACTGGATTGTTAG
- a CDS encoding betaine/proline/choline family ABC transporter ATP-binding protein (Members of the family are the ATP-binding subunit of ABC transporters for substrates such as betaine, L-proline or other amino acids, choline, carnitine, etc. The substrate specificity is best determined from the substrate-binding subunit, rather than this subunit, as it interacts with the permease subunit and not with substrate directly.): protein MNISSLRNIVGSLESGKAPLKSTVPSAMETTHAAGLAAARETTALLELRGLYKVFGPHSRQIREALEQARAGISKEQILSATGCNVAVRDVSLSVYPGEIFVIMGLSGSGKSTLVRHFNRLVEPTAGQLLFRGTDVLKLNSRQLREMRRFHIGMVFQSFALLPHKTVLENVTFGRWIRGDDAAASREAARTWINGRLGLQGYDDRYPDELSGGMRQRVGLARALVAEPDVLLMDEAFSALDPLIRAEMQDILLEMQADLRRTIVFITHDLDEAMKIGSRIAIMKDGEVIQVGTPEQIRTNPANDYVRRFVDAR from the coding sequence ATGAATATTTCTTCACTGCGCAACATTGTGGGTAGCCTTGAATCTGGTAAGGCGCCGCTGAAGAGCACGGTGCCGTCGGCCATGGAAACTACACACGCGGCAGGACTCGCCGCTGCGCGAGAAACTACGGCTCTGCTCGAACTGCGCGGGCTTTACAAGGTGTTCGGACCACATTCGCGGCAGATCCGCGAAGCACTGGAACAAGCCCGGGCAGGTATATCCAAGGAACAGATTCTTTCTGCAACCGGCTGCAACGTGGCAGTGCGCGATGTGTCGCTGTCAGTGTATCCGGGTGAGATCTTCGTCATCATGGGGCTCTCGGGTTCCGGCAAGTCGACACTTGTGCGGCACTTTAACCGTCTGGTCGAGCCGACTGCAGGACAATTGCTGTTTCGCGGCACCGATGTACTGAAGCTCAATTCACGGCAGTTGCGCGAAATGCGGCGCTTCCACATTGGCATGGTCTTTCAGAGCTTTGCGCTGCTGCCGCATAAGACCGTGCTGGAGAACGTGACCTTCGGGCGCTGGATTCGTGGCGATGACGCGGCGGCGTCGCGCGAGGCGGCGCGCACATGGATCAATGGCCGGCTCGGTTTGCAGGGCTACGACGATCGCTACCCTGACGAGCTTTCGGGTGGCATGCGTCAACGTGTCGGATTGGCCCGCGCGCTTGTTGCCGAACCTGACGTGCTATTGATGGATGAAGCCTTCAGCGCGCTCGATCCGCTGATTCGCGCGGAAATGCAGGACATTCTGCTCGAAATGCAGGCCGATCTGCGGCGCACGATTGTCTTCATCACGCACGATCTGGACGAAGCGATGAAGATCGGCTCGCGTATCGCCATCATGAAGGACGGCGAAGTCATTCAGGTCGGCACACCCGAGCAGATTCGCACGAATCCGGCGAACGATTACGTACGGCGCTTTGTCGATGCCCGCTGA
- the folD gene encoding bifunctional methylenetetrahydrofolate dehydrogenase/methenyltetrahydrofolate cyclohydrolase FolD: MIIDGKACAARLNAATRVAVTTLTVQHRIQPALAVVLVGSDPASQVYVRNKVRQAGEAGIRSIEHRLPPDTSSDALLALIRTLNDDPAVHGILVQLPLPAHIDEARVIATIAAEKDVDGFHALNAGGLLNGAPHALVPCTPQGCVMLAKQHLGESLAGLHAVVVGRSNIVGKPLAVLLLQENCTVTIAHSSTRDIAAVCRLADILFVAVGRAELANENWIKPGATVIDVGINRTGSEQQGFRLVGDVDFKSAASRVAAITPVPGGVGPMTIACLLRNTVLAACHQNGIGRELVLDAAVR; this comes from the coding sequence ATGATCATCGACGGAAAGGCATGCGCCGCGCGCCTGAATGCGGCAACCCGTGTAGCAGTCACGACTCTGACCGTGCAGCATCGAATTCAGCCCGCTCTCGCGGTCGTGCTGGTCGGCTCGGATCCAGCCAGTCAAGTCTATGTGCGCAACAAGGTTCGTCAAGCCGGCGAGGCGGGCATTCGCAGCATCGAGCACCGCTTGCCGCCCGACACGTCGAGTGACGCGTTGCTCGCACTCATTCGCACGCTGAATGACGATCCTGCGGTACACGGCATCCTCGTGCAATTGCCACTGCCCGCCCATATCGACGAAGCACGGGTGATCGCGACGATCGCGGCCGAAAAAGACGTGGACGGCTTCCATGCGCTGAATGCCGGCGGCCTGCTGAACGGCGCGCCACACGCTCTCGTGCCATGTACGCCGCAGGGTTGCGTCATGCTCGCGAAACAACATTTGGGCGAGTCGCTGGCTGGCTTGCATGCTGTGGTCGTAGGCCGCTCGAATATTGTCGGCAAGCCGCTGGCGGTTTTGTTATTGCAGGAAAACTGCACCGTGACGATCGCGCACTCGAGTACGCGTGACATCGCGGCGGTATGTCGCCTGGCCGATATCCTGTTTGTCGCCGTGGGTCGCGCCGAACTCGCGAATGAAAACTGGATCAAGCCAGGGGCGACGGTGATCGACGTCGGCATTAACCGGACCGGTTCGGAACAGCAAGGTTTCCGGCTGGTAGGCGATGTCGACTTCAAATCGGCCGCTTCACGCGTCGCCGCGATTACGCCGGTGCCAGGCGGAGTGGGCCCCATGACGATCGCTTGCCTGCTTCGCAATACCGTGCTTGCGGCATGTCACCAGAACGGTATCGGACGCGAACTTGTGCTAGACGCGGCGGTCCGATAA